One segment of Streptomyces sp. TG1A-8 DNA contains the following:
- a CDS encoding serine hydrolase, with the protein MSLNSLASIENWPVPTAAAGVVRADGTVLATHGPTGHRFPLASVTKPLAAYAALVAYEEGAVELDEPAGPAGSTVRHLLAHTSGLAFDEHRVTAPPGERRLYSNAGFEQLGDHIAAATDIAFPEYLRQAVLEPLGMASTTLTGSPAKDGVSTVEDLLRFAAEVQAPRLLDPRTVAEAMSVQFPGTKGVLPGYGHQNPNDWGLGFEIRGGKSPHWTGGSSSPRTFGHFGQSGTFLWVDPRAGVAAVALTDRAFGPWAVEAWPAFTDAVLAEL; encoded by the coding sequence ATGTCGTTGAACAGCTTGGCGTCGATCGAGAACTGGCCCGTCCCCACCGCCGCGGCGGGCGTCGTACGGGCCGACGGGACCGTCCTCGCAACGCACGGCCCCACCGGGCACCGCTTCCCGCTGGCCTCGGTGACCAAGCCGCTGGCGGCGTACGCGGCGCTGGTCGCGTACGAGGAGGGGGCCGTCGAGCTGGACGAGCCGGCCGGCCCCGCGGGCTCGACCGTGCGCCACCTGCTCGCGCACACCTCCGGACTGGCCTTCGACGAGCACCGGGTGACGGCGCCCCCCGGGGAGCGGCGGCTGTACTCCAACGCCGGGTTCGAGCAGCTCGGGGACCACATCGCCGCGGCGACGGACATCGCGTTCCCCGAGTACCTGCGGCAGGCGGTGCTGGAGCCACTGGGGATGGCGTCGACCACGCTCACCGGGTCGCCCGCCAAGGACGGCGTGTCGACGGTGGAGGACCTGCTGCGGTTCGCGGCGGAGGTGCAGGCGCCGCGCCTGCTGGACCCGCGGACGGTGGCGGAGGCGATGAGCGTGCAGTTCCCGGGGACGAAGGGCGTGCTGCCGGGCTACGGGCACCAGAACCCGAACGACTGGGGCCTGGGCTTCGAGATCCGGGGCGGTAAGTCACCGCACTGGACGGGCGGTTCGTCCTCCCCGCGCACCTTCGGGCACTTCGGTCAGTCCGGTACGTTCCTGTGGGTCGACCCGCGGGCGGGCGTCGCGGCCGTCGCCCTGACGGACCGGGCGTTCGGACCCTGGGCGGTCGAGGCGTGGCCGGCGTTCACGGACGCGGTGCTGGCCGAGCTGTGA
- a CDS encoding DUF4429 domain-containing protein — MGDVLAGFHAVWEFESDSVLIRYERGIRTPKLFQALGERRIPLSAVEGVSLAPGKRGTVVLRLAPRPGADPLVEAAAGQLREGSDPYRLVLPAEREALAEYHAGELGKLLAAPGPADRYLVTAPEPPLQFKAYDAKAAFDGRAVHFRWSWTGASSAKWKAGDQSFPVAGLSGVEWRSPEVFEGYLRLLRHGSPGPDGPAGSVRPDQDPAAVVFGLGYGPVHESLPFAAAVLAAVRARGPVPALPVPARRDPADIAERIRHLGELHRAGLVTDEEFSSKKAELLAEL; from the coding sequence ATGGGTGACGTACTGGCGGGTTTTCATGCCGTCTGGGAGTTCGAGTCCGACTCCGTGCTCATCCGTTACGAACGGGGGATTCGGACACCCAAGCTCTTCCAGGCACTCGGGGAGCGGCGGATACCGCTGTCCGCGGTCGAGGGGGTGAGCCTCGCGCCGGGCAAGCGGGGCACGGTCGTGCTGCGGCTCGCGCCGCGCCCCGGCGCCGATCCGCTGGTGGAGGCGGCCGCCGGGCAGCTGCGGGAGGGCTCCGATCCGTACCGGCTGGTGCTGCCGGCCGAGCGGGAGGCGCTCGCCGAGTACCACGCCGGCGAGCTGGGGAAGCTGCTGGCCGCGCCCGGCCCGGCCGACCGGTACCTGGTGACCGCGCCCGAGCCACCGCTGCAGTTCAAGGCCTACGACGCGAAGGCGGCCTTCGACGGGCGGGCGGTGCACTTCCGGTGGTCGTGGACCGGCGCGTCCTCGGCGAAGTGGAAGGCCGGCGACCAGAGCTTCCCGGTCGCCGGCCTCAGCGGGGTCGAGTGGCGCTCGCCGGAGGTCTTCGAGGGGTACCTGCGGCTGCTGCGGCACGGCTCCCCCGGTCCGGACGGCCCGGCCGGGTCCGTGCGCCCCGACCAGGACCCGGCGGCGGTCGTCTTCGGGCTCGGGTACGGGCCGGTGCACGAGTCGCTGCCCTTCGCGGCCGCGGTCCTGGCGGCCGTCCGCGCCCGGGGGCCGGTGCCGGCGCTGCCGGTCCCGGCGCGCCGGGACCCCGCCGACATCGCCGAGCGCATCCGGCACCTCGGGGAGCTGCACCGGGCCGGGCTGGTGACCGACGAGGAGTTCTCCTCCAAGAAGGCCGAACTGCTGGCGGAGCTGTAG
- a CDS encoding alpha/beta hydrolase: MTSFDTPPLNLWRALLALAVVFVMLATTGWTALRSHREPTALQTSLAQWEHGSVHGLRLPDPDAAPARLARFFASLAPRERERLARRYPLAVGNMNGAPVLLRYRANRLALEQAREVERRRVRDGRLSTAGQLDAGRRLHRYEALTRPGRHVLAFDPEGSGRIAEVFGNLTAAVRISVVVPGVDTDLLTFQRTSRRYSAPAGMAEALYAAERARRPSTRTAVIAWADYTAPDGLGVDAATAMRAEEGAVRLNALLRALPGRAAVSMFCHSYGSVVCGVAARGMPRRVADIAVAASPGMRVPAASWLGTPARVWAMRDATDWVRDVPYLEVGGLGHGADPVSPAFGARVLSARDARGHSGYFQPGTDSLRNLADIGVGAYDAVTCGHQDDACRAGLPGTAGAGRA, encoded by the coding sequence GTGACTTCCTTCGACACCCCACCACTGAACCTCTGGCGCGCCCTGCTCGCCCTGGCCGTCGTGTTCGTGATGCTCGCGACCACCGGCTGGACCGCCCTGCGCAGCCACCGGGAACCGACCGCCCTGCAGACCTCGCTCGCCCAGTGGGAGCACGGCAGCGTCCACGGCCTGCGCCTGCCGGACCCGGACGCCGCGCCGGCCCGGCTGGCCCGCTTCTTCGCCTCGCTCGCCCCGCGCGAGCGCGAGCGGCTCGCCCGCCGCTACCCCCTGGCGGTCGGCAACATGAACGGCGCGCCGGTCCTCCTGCGCTACCGGGCCAACCGCCTCGCGCTGGAGCAGGCGCGCGAGGTCGAGCGCAGGCGCGTGCGCGACGGGCGGCTCAGCACGGCCGGACAACTGGACGCCGGCCGCCGCCTGCACCGCTACGAGGCGCTGACGCGCCCCGGCCGGCACGTCCTCGCCTTCGACCCCGAGGGCTCGGGCCGGATCGCGGAGGTGTTCGGGAACCTCACCGCGGCCGTGCGGATCTCCGTCGTCGTCCCCGGCGTCGACACCGACCTGCTCACCTTCCAGCGGACGTCCCGCAGGTACAGCGCCCCGGCCGGCATGGCCGAGGCCCTGTACGCGGCCGAGCGGGCGCGGCGCCCCTCGACCCGTACGGCGGTGATCGCCTGGGCCGACTACACCGCGCCCGACGGGCTGGGCGTGGACGCGGCGACCGCCATGCGCGCCGAGGAGGGGGCCGTACGGCTGAACGCGCTGCTGCGCGCCCTGCCGGGCCGGGCGGCCGTGTCGATGTTCTGCCACAGCTACGGCTCGGTGGTGTGCGGGGTCGCCGCGCGCGGCATGCCGCGCCGGGTCGCCGACATCGCCGTGGCCGCCAGCCCCGGCATGCGCGTCCCCGCCGCCTCCTGGCTGGGCACCCCGGCCCGGGTGTGGGCCATGCGCGACGCCACCGACTGGGTGCGGGACGTGCCGTACCTGGAGGTCGGCGGGCTCGGGCACGGCGCCGACCCGGTGTCCCCGGCGTTCGGGGCGCGGGTGCTGTCCGCGCGGGACGCGCGGGGGCACAGCGGCTACTTCCAGCCGGGCACCGACAGCCTGCGCAACCTCGCCGACATCGGGGTGGGCGCGTACGACGCGGTGACGTGCGGACACCAGGATGATGCGTGCCGGGCCGGCCTGCCGGGCACCGCGGGGGCCGGACGCGCGTAG
- a CDS encoding TetR family transcriptional regulator, which yields METLRERKKRRTRESLLRAALELFTTRGYEHTTVDEIAGAVDVSQRTFFRYFAGKEEAALAVQDMAEARFVAALRARPAREAPMVALRQAVLEGWDAIRETVESAVPVELYLRMYRTIESTPALLAAHLRRSAATEETVARLLAEREGVDVDADPRPRLAVAVFGAVVRVTARQWSTGDEDGPEAIRALTASYLDQVGPALTGNWRTAPDVSRTRPAR from the coding sequence ATGGAGACGCTGCGCGAACGCAAGAAGCGGCGTACTCGGGAGTCGCTGCTGAGGGCCGCTCTCGAACTGTTCACCACCCGGGGGTACGAGCACACGACCGTCGACGAGATCGCCGGGGCCGTGGACGTCTCGCAGCGCACCTTCTTCCGCTACTTCGCGGGCAAGGAGGAGGCGGCCCTGGCCGTCCAGGACATGGCGGAGGCCCGCTTCGTGGCGGCGCTGCGGGCCCGCCCGGCGCGCGAGGCGCCGATGGTGGCGCTGCGGCAGGCGGTGCTGGAGGGCTGGGACGCGATCCGGGAGACCGTCGAGTCCGCCGTCCCGGTCGAGCTGTACCTGCGCATGTACCGGACGATCGAGTCGACGCCGGCCCTGCTCGCCGCCCACCTGCGCCGCTCGGCGGCCACCGAGGAGACGGTCGCGCGGCTGCTCGCCGAACGGGAGGGGGTCGACGTGGACGCCGATCCGCGCCCGCGGCTGGCCGTGGCCGTCTTCGGCGCGGTCGTACGGGTCACCGCGCGGCAGTGGAGCACCGGCGACGAGGACGGCCCGGAGGCGATCCGCGCGCTCACCGCGTCGTACCTCGATCAGGTGGGACCGGCGCTCACCGGGAACTGGCGCACGGCCCCGGACGTTTCCCGCACGCGTCCCGCCCGCTGA
- a CDS encoding MFS transporter: MTSQTTIDAAGPGGGPGPGPAPGAGLRGHPWFTLITVAVGVMMVALDGTIVAIANPAIGKDLHASWAQLQWITNAYFLALAVSLITAGKLGDRFGHRQTFLIGVTGFAAASGAIGLSDSIAAVVTFRVFQGLFGALLMPAALGLLRATFPAGKLNMAIGIWGMVIGASTAGGPILGGVLVEHVNWQSVFFINVPVGALALVLGLLILRDHRAENAPRSFDLLGIVLLSGAMFCLVWALIKAPAWGWGDGRTWLFILVSVAGFALFSLWETKVKEPLIPLALFRSVPLSAGVVLMVLMAIAFMGGLFFVTFYLQNVHGMSPIDAGLHLLPLTGMMIVGSPLAGVMITKLGPRVPLAGGMALTAVAMYGMSTLDEGTGSALMSLWFALLGLGLAPVMVGATEVIVGNAPMELSGVAGGLQQAAMQIGGSLGTAVLGAVMASKVDSTLADNWARAGLPKLPPEQLHQAAEAVQQGVAPVTAQTPAQLVPGITEVAHHTFVSGMSLASLVAAGVAAVAVLVALLTKRGENAEAGAGVGHI, translated from the coding sequence ATGACTAGTCAGACCACCATCGACGCGGCGGGGCCGGGGGGCGGTCCGGGCCCGGGGCCGGCCCCCGGCGCGGGACTGCGCGGCCATCCCTGGTTCACCCTCATCACCGTCGCCGTGGGCGTCATGATGGTGGCCCTGGACGGCACCATCGTGGCCATCGCCAACCCGGCGATCGGCAAGGACCTGCACGCCAGCTGGGCCCAGCTGCAGTGGATCACCAACGCCTACTTCCTGGCCCTGGCGGTCTCCCTGATCACCGCCGGCAAGCTGGGCGACCGGTTCGGGCACCGGCAGACCTTCCTGATCGGCGTGACCGGCTTCGCCGCCGCCTCCGGTGCCATCGGCCTGTCCGACAGCATCGCCGCGGTCGTCACCTTCCGCGTCTTCCAGGGCCTGTTCGGCGCGCTGCTGATGCCGGCCGCGCTCGGCCTGCTGCGGGCCACCTTCCCGGCCGGGAAGCTCAACATGGCGATCGGCATCTGGGGCATGGTGATCGGCGCCTCCACCGCGGGCGGCCCGATCCTGGGCGGCGTCCTGGTGGAGCACGTCAACTGGCAGTCCGTGTTCTTCATCAACGTGCCGGTCGGCGCCCTCGCCCTGGTCCTCGGCCTGTTGATCCTGCGGGACCACCGCGCGGAGAACGCCCCGCGCTCCTTCGACCTGCTCGGCATCGTCCTGCTGTCCGGCGCGATGTTCTGCCTGGTCTGGGCCCTCATCAAGGCTCCGGCCTGGGGCTGGGGCGACGGCCGGACCTGGCTGTTCATCCTCGTCTCCGTGGCCGGCTTCGCCCTGTTCTCCCTCTGGGAGACGAAGGTGAAGGAGCCGCTGATCCCGCTGGCGCTGTTCCGCTCGGTCCCGCTGTCCGCGGGTGTCGTCCTGATGGTCCTGATGGCCATCGCCTTCATGGGCGGCCTGTTCTTCGTCACCTTCTACCTGCAGAACGTCCACGGCATGAGCCCGATCGACGCCGGCCTGCACCTGCTGCCGCTGACCGGCATGATGATCGTCGGCTCCCCGCTCGCGGGCGTGATGATCACCAAGCTGGGCCCGCGCGTCCCGCTGGCGGGCGGCATGGCGCTCACCGCGGTCGCCATGTACGGCATGTCCACGCTGGACGAGGGCACGGGCAGCGCACTGATGTCCCTCTGGTTCGCCCTGCTCGGCCTCGGTCTCGCACCGGTCATGGTGGGCGCCACGGAGGTCATCGTCGGCAACGCGCCCATGGAGCTGTCGGGCGTGGCGGGCGGTCTGCAACAGGCCGCGATGCAGATCGGCGGCAGCCTGGGCACCGCGGTCCTCGGCGCCGTGATGGCCTCCAAGGTCGACAGCACCCTCGCGGACAACTGGGCCCGCGCCGGCCTGCCGAAGCTCCCCCCGGAGCAGCTGCACCAGGCGGCCGAGGCGGTCCAGCAGGGCGTCGCCCCGGTGACCGCGCAGACCCCGGCGCAGCTCGTCCCGGGGATCACCGAGGTCGCGCACCACACCTTCGTCTCCGGCATGAGTCTCGCCTCCCTGGTCGCCGCGGGCGTGGCGGCCGTCGCCGTCCTCGTCGCGCTGCTCACCAAGCGGGGCGAGAACGCGGAGGCGGGCGCGGGCGTGGGCCACATCTGA
- a CDS encoding small hydrophobic protein codes for MMAGFGNGTRGYPRSRGRTWQRTGPDRATLGIIGAICAVAGFFALGIVLGPVAIFCGWQSMGRKWSSDHSVPALVALVLGAIDTLLAVIALAGAATWGHGLL; via the coding sequence ATGATGGCGGGCTTCGGGAACGGAACGCGCGGGTACCCCCGCTCACGCGGCCGGACATGGCAGCGGACCGGGCCGGACCGTGCGACGCTCGGGATCATCGGCGCCATCTGCGCGGTGGCCGGGTTCTTCGCACTGGGCATCGTCCTGGGCCCGGTGGCGATCTTCTGCGGCTGGCAGTCCATGGGCCGCAAGTGGTCCTCCGACCACTCCGTCCCCGCGCTGGTGGCCCTGGTCCTGGGCGCCATCGACACCCTGCTGGCCGTCATCGCCCTGGCCGGCGCGGCCACGTGGGGCCACGGCCTCCTGTAG
- a CDS encoding potassium channel family protein, translating to MERRTAQERWERRTQRPLLALTVGFAVAYAVPIVDSSASRAATAVCTGVEWVVWAAFAADCLVRLALTPRRAEFVRSHWPDLCAVVLPALQPLRLLRMVSTLLLVGRRARMAPQIRLTTYVAGSVIGLLMFGSLAVLSVERESPDGNIRTLGDAVWWSFTTMTTVGYGDHAPTTGLGRMIAVGLMLSGIALLGVVTANIATWFIARFDKDDVEERRQTEAITALAEEIRLLRAEVARLTAREEQRR from the coding sequence ATGGAGCGACGGACGGCACAGGAGCGGTGGGAACGGCGCACTCAGCGGCCGCTGCTGGCACTGACTGTGGGTTTCGCCGTCGCGTACGCCGTGCCGATCGTGGACAGCTCCGCGAGCCGTGCGGCGACGGCCGTGTGCACGGGCGTGGAGTGGGTGGTGTGGGCCGCGTTCGCCGCGGACTGCCTGGTGCGGCTGGCCCTCACCCCGCGGCGCGCGGAGTTCGTGCGGTCCCACTGGCCCGACCTGTGCGCGGTGGTCCTGCCGGCACTGCAGCCGCTCCGGCTGCTGCGCATGGTGTCGACGCTGCTGCTGGTGGGGCGGCGGGCGCGGATGGCTCCGCAGATCCGGCTGACCACCTACGTCGCGGGGTCCGTGATCGGGCTGCTGATGTTCGGGTCCCTGGCGGTGCTGTCGGTGGAGCGGGAGTCGCCGGACGGGAACATCCGGACCCTGGGCGACGCGGTGTGGTGGTCGTTCACGACGATGACGACGGTGGGGTACGGGGACCACGCGCCGACCACGGGGCTCGGACGGATGATCGCGGTCGGGCTGATGCTGTCGGGGATCGCCCTGCTGGGCGTCGTGACCGCGAACATCGCCACGTGGTTCATCGCGCGGTTCGACAAGGACGACGTGGAGGAACGGCGGCAGACGGAGGCGATCACCGCGCTGGCCGAGGAGATCCGCCTGCTGCGGGCCGAGGTGGCCCGGCTGACCGCGCGGGAGGAGCAGCGGCGCTGA
- the aceE gene encoding pyruvate dehydrogenase (acetyl-transferring), homodimeric type produces the protein MASGSDRNPIIIGGLPSQVPDFDPEETQEWLDSLDAAVDERGRERARYLMLRLIERAREKRVAVPEMRSTDYVNTIPTKSEPFFPGNEEIERRILNATRWNAAVMVSRAQRPGIGVGGHIATFASSASLYDVGFNHFFRGKDEGDGGDQVFFQGHASPGIYARAYLLDRLTEGQLDGFRQEKSKHPNGLSSYPHPRSMPDFWEFPTVSMGLGPLGAIYQARMNRYMEARGIADTSRSHVWAFLGDGEMDEPESLGQLSIAAREGLDNLTFVVNCNLQRLDGPVRGNGKIIQELESVFRGAGWNVIKLVWDRSWDPLLAQDRDGVLVNRMNTTPDGQFQTYATESGAYIREHFFGDDHRLRAMVQDMTDDQILHLGRGGHDHRKIYAAFKAAKEHKGQPTVILAKTIKGWTLGPNFEGRNATHQMKKLTVDDLKRFRDRLHLPISNRELESGAPPYYHPGRDSEEIQYMHDRRKSLGGYVPTRVVRSEPLPLPDDKTYASVKKGSGQQSIATTMAFVRLLKDLMRDKEIGKRFVLIAPDEYRTFGMDSFFPSAKIYNPLGQQYEAVDRDLLLAYKESPTGQMLHDGISEAGCTASLIAAGSAYATHGEPLIPVYVFYSMFGFQRTGDQFWQMADQLARGFVLGATAGRTTLTGEGLQHADGHSQLLASTNPACVAYDPAYGYEIAHIVQDGLRRMYAGDAEHPHGEDVFYYLTVYNEPIQHPAEPADVDVEGILKGIHRIGEGTGGEIPAQIMASGVAVPWALEAQRILAEEWNVRADVWSATSWNELRREAVACEEHNLLHPEEEQRVPYVTRKLSGSEGPFVAVSDWMRSVPDQIARWVPGTYQSLGADGFGFADTRGAARRFFHIDAQSIVVGVLTELAREGRVDRSALKQAIDRYQLLDVSAADPGAAGGDA, from the coding sequence GTGGCTTCCGGATCCGATCGCAATCCGATCATCATTGGCGGCCTTCCGAGTCAGGTTCCTGACTTCGATCCCGAAGAGACCCAGGAGTGGCTCGACTCCCTCGACGCCGCCGTGGACGAGCGCGGCCGGGAGCGGGCCCGTTACCTGATGCTCCGCCTGATCGAGCGGGCCCGCGAGAAGCGCGTGGCCGTGCCCGAGATGCGCAGCACGGACTACGTCAACACCATTCCCACCAAGAGCGAGCCGTTCTTCCCGGGCAACGAGGAGATCGAGCGCAGGATCCTGAACGCGACGCGCTGGAACGCTGCCGTGATGGTCTCGCGCGCCCAGCGCCCCGGCATCGGCGTCGGCGGCCACATCGCCACCTTCGCCTCCTCGGCCTCGCTGTACGACGTGGGCTTCAACCACTTCTTCCGCGGCAAGGACGAGGGCGACGGCGGCGACCAGGTCTTCTTCCAGGGCCACGCCTCCCCGGGCATCTACGCGCGCGCGTACCTGCTCGACCGGCTCACCGAGGGGCAGCTCGACGGGTTCCGCCAGGAGAAGTCGAAGCACCCGAACGGGCTGTCCAGCTACCCCCACCCGCGCTCCATGCCGGACTTCTGGGAGTTCCCGACCGTCTCCATGGGGCTCGGCCCGCTCGGCGCGATCTACCAGGCGCGGATGAACCGCTACATGGAGGCGCGCGGCATCGCCGACACCTCCCGGTCACACGTGTGGGCCTTCCTCGGCGACGGCGAGATGGACGAGCCGGAGTCGCTCGGCCAGCTGTCCATCGCCGCGCGCGAGGGCCTGGACAACCTGACCTTCGTGGTCAACTGCAACCTGCAGCGCCTGGACGGGCCGGTGCGCGGCAACGGCAAGATCATCCAGGAGCTGGAGTCGGTCTTCCGGGGTGCCGGCTGGAACGTGATCAAGCTGGTCTGGGACCGCAGCTGGGACCCGCTGCTCGCCCAGGACCGCGACGGCGTGCTCGTCAACAGGATGAACACGACGCCCGACGGCCAGTTCCAGACCTACGCCACCGAGTCGGGCGCCTACATCCGCGAGCACTTCTTCGGTGACGACCACCGGCTGCGCGCGATGGTGCAGGACATGACCGACGACCAGATCCTGCACCTGGGCCGCGGCGGCCACGACCACCGCAAGATCTACGCGGCGTTCAAGGCGGCCAAGGAGCACAAGGGCCAGCCGACGGTCATCCTCGCCAAGACGATCAAGGGCTGGACGCTGGGCCCGAACTTCGAGGGCCGCAACGCCACGCACCAGATGAAGAAGCTCACGGTCGACGACCTGAAGCGCTTCCGGGACCGGCTGCACCTGCCGATCTCCAACCGGGAACTGGAGTCCGGCGCGCCGCCGTACTACCACCCGGGCCGGGACTCCGAGGAGATCCAGTACATGCACGACCGGCGCAAGTCGCTCGGCGGGTACGTCCCGACGCGCGTCGTGCGCTCCGAGCCGCTGCCGCTGCCGGACGACAAGACGTACGCGAGCGTGAAGAAGGGCTCCGGTCAGCAGTCGATCGCCACGACCATGGCGTTCGTGCGGTTGCTGAAGGACCTCATGCGGGACAAGGAGATCGGCAAGCGGTTCGTACTGATCGCACCGGACGAGTACCGCACGTTCGGCATGGACTCGTTCTTCCCGAGTGCGAAGATCTACAACCCGCTCGGCCAGCAGTACGAGGCGGTGGACCGCGACCTGCTGCTCGCGTACAAGGAGTCGCCGACGGGCCAGATGCTGCACGACGGCATCTCCGAGGCGGGCTGCACGGCCTCGCTGATCGCGGCCGGCTCGGCGTACGCCACGCACGGCGAGCCGCTGATCCCGGTGTACGTGTTCTACTCGATGTTCGGTTTCCAGCGCACCGGTGACCAGTTCTGGCAGATGGCCGACCAGCTCGCGCGCGGTTTCGTCCTGGGCGCGACCGCGGGTCGCACGACCCTGACCGGTGAGGGCCTGCAGCACGCGGACGGGCACTCGCAGCTGCTCGCCTCGACCAACCCCGCGTGCGTGGCCTACGACCCGGCCTACGGCTACGAGATCGCGCACATCGTCCAGGACGGCCTGCGCCGGATGTACGCCGGCGACGCCGAGCACCCGCACGGCGAGGACGTCTTCTACTACCTGACCGTCTACAACGAGCCCATCCAGCACCCGGCCGAGCCGGCGGACGTGGACGTCGAGGGCATCCTCAAGGGCATCCACAGGATCGGTGAGGGCACCGGCGGCGAGATCCCGGCGCAGATCATGGCGTCCGGCGTCGCGGTGCCGTGGGCGCTGGAGGCGCAGCGGATCCTCGCCGAGGAGTGGAACGTGCGGGCCGACGTCTGGTCGGCGACCTCGTGGAACGAGCTGCGCCGCGAGGCCGTGGCCTGCGAGGAGCACAACCTGCTGCACCCGGAGGAGGAGCAGCGGGTGCCGTACGTGACGCGCAAGCTCAGCGGCTCCGAGGGGCCGTTCGTGGCCGTGTCCGACTGGATGCGGTCCGTTCCCGACCAGATCGCGCGGTGGGTGCCCGGGACGTACCAGTCGCTGGGCGCGGACGGCTTCGGCTTCGCCGACACCCGCGGCGCGGCGCGGCGGTTCTTCCACATCGACGCGCAGTCGATCGTGGTGGGAGTGCTGACCGAGCTGGCCCGGGAGGGCCGGGTCGACCGGTCCGCGCTGAAGCAGGCCATCGACCGGTACCAGCTGCTGGACGTCTCGGCCGCGGACCCCGGGGCGGCGGGCGGCGACGCGTAG
- a CDS encoding DUF3052 domain-containing protein produces MSATADHAEERTNPAARLGFQPGQVVQEIGYDEDVDQELREAIEEAVEGDLMDEDYDDVADAVVLWFRDEDGDLTDVLVDATTYIEEGGAILLLTPKTGRAGYVEPSDISEAATTAGLTASKSVSVGKDWSGSRLATPKAAKSGKR; encoded by the coding sequence GTGAGCGCGACCGCGGACCACGCGGAGGAGCGGACGAACCCTGCCGCCAGGCTGGGGTTCCAGCCCGGGCAGGTGGTCCAGGAGATCGGCTACGACGAGGACGTCGATCAGGAGCTTCGCGAGGCCATTGAGGAAGCCGTCGAAGGCGACCTGATGGACGAGGACTACGACGACGTGGCCGACGCCGTCGTGCTGTGGTTCCGTGACGAGGACGGCGACCTGACCGATGTGCTGGTGGACGCCACCACGTACATCGAGGAGGGTGGCGCCATCCTGCTCCTCACGCCGAAGACCGGCCGTGCGGGGTACGTGGAACCGAGCGACATCTCGGAAGCCGCGACGACCGCCGGCCTGACCGCGTCCAAGAGCGTCAGCGTGGGCAAGGACTGGAGCGGCTCGCGTCTGGCGACGCCGAAGGCCGCCAAGTCCGGCAAGAGGTAG
- a CDS encoding peroxiredoxin, translating into MAIQVGDKAPDFELKDNHGRTVRLSDFRGDKNVVLLFYPFAFTGVCTGELCELRDNLPQFSDRDTRLLAVSNDSIHTLRVFAEQEGLEYPLLSDFWPHGEVSRAYGVFDEDKGCAVRGTFVIDKEGVVRWTVVNGLPDARDLNDYVRALDAL; encoded by the coding sequence ATGGCGATCCAGGTCGGCGACAAGGCACCCGACTTCGAACTGAAGGACAACCACGGCCGCACCGTGCGGCTCTCCGACTTCCGCGGGGACAAGAACGTGGTGCTCCTCTTCTACCCCTTCGCCTTCACCGGCGTGTGCACCGGCGAGCTGTGCGAGCTGCGCGACAACCTGCCGCAGTTCTCCGACCGCGACACCCGGCTGCTCGCCGTCTCGAACGACTCCATCCACACCCTGCGCGTCTTCGCCGAGCAGGAGGGCCTGGAGTACCCGCTGCTGAGCGACTTCTGGCCGCACGGCGAGGTCTCGCGCGCCTACGGCGTCTTCGACGAGGACAAGGGCTGCGCCGTCCGCGGCACCTTCGTCATCGACAAGGAGGGCGTCGTGCGGTGGACCGTGGTCAACGGCCTGCCCGACGCGCGCGACCTGAACGACTACGTCAGGGCGCTCGACGCCCTGTGA
- a CDS encoding TerD family protein gives MGVSLSKGGNVSLTKEAPGLTAVIVGLGWDVRTTTGTDFDLDASALLLNNSGKVASDQHFVFFNNLKSPEGSVEHTGDNLTGEGEGDDEQIKVHLAGVPTDVEKIVFPVSIYDAENRQQSFGQVRNAFIRVVNQANQQEIARYDLSEDASTETAMVFGELYRHGAEWKFRAIGQGYASGLRGIAQDFGVNV, from the coding sequence GTGGGAGTCAGCCTCAGCAAGGGCGGCAACGTATCGCTGACGAAGGAGGCCCCGGGCCTGACGGCCGTCATCGTCGGTCTGGGGTGGGACGTGCGCACCACGACCGGCACCGACTTCGACCTCGACGCCAGCGCGCTGCTGCTGAACAACTCCGGCAAGGTCGCGAGCGACCAGCACTTCGTCTTCTTCAACAACCTCAAGAGCCCCGAGGGCTCGGTCGAGCACACCGGTGACAACCTCACCGGCGAGGGCGAGGGCGACGACGAACAGATCAAGGTCCACCTGGCCGGCGTCCCGACCGACGTCGAGAAGATCGTCTTCCCGGTGTCGATCTACGACGCCGAGAACCGCCAGCAGTCCTTCGGCCAGGTCCGCAACGCCTTCATCCGCGTGGTGAACCAGGCCAACCAGCAGGAGATCGCCCGCTACGACCTGAGCGAGGACGCCTCCACCGAGACCGCCATGGTCTTCGGCGAGCTGTACCGGCACGGCGCGGAGTGGAAGTTCCGCGCCATCGGCCAGGGGTACGCCTCCGGCCTGCGCGGCATCGCGCAGGACTTCGGCGTCAACGTCTGA